Below is a genomic region from uncultured Sunxiuqinia sp..
TTAGCCGGTCCACATTCGTCGAGGTATTTCTTTTCGCGGGCATCGAGGTAAAGTACGGCAGAATAGCCTTCGGCTTTAGCCTTTTTGCCGGCAGTTAAGCTTGCCGCATAATTTCCACCCACTTTGTATTTGCCGGTTCCCAGTGGAGCAGCACGGTCAAACTGACGCATGATAACCAAGTCGGTTGGTTTAAATCCTTCGGGGAAATAGGGTCCCACGGGCATTACAAAAACAATAAACAAGTACTCTTGAGATGGTCGCACTCCAATTTCAGGACCAATGCCAATCAGCAATGGACGAATATACAAGGAAGCGCCGCTTCCATACGGAGGAACAAATTCGAGATTCTTTTTTACCGCCAGTTTAACGGCTTCCTCAAAAGTTTCGATAGGAACATGAGGCATCAGAATACCGTCGCTCGAGTGTTGCATGCGCTTGGCATTTTCATCCATCCGGAATACACGCACTTTACCATCTTTCCCTTTAAAGGCTTTCAATCCTTCAAAGGCTTCCTGCCCATAATGCAACGACGTAGCAGCCATGTGTATATTAAGGTATTCGGAATCGCTCAGTTGCAGCTCGCCCCACTCGCCATTTTTATAATAGCAACGAACATTCAGGTTAGTTTTGCGGTATCCAAAGCCAATCGTTTTCCAATCTTGAATTTCCATAGTTTTATTGTTTGCCAATCAGGTTTCTTTAGAAACCCTAAAATAAAGAAAAAATGGTCAATAGGGGATGTCAATTGATCCATTTCAACGGTTAAATAAATGTTTTACACACATGTTCAAAAACAGGCTGTTAGCAATCCTTTATTTTTTCGCGCTTAAGCTATTAATTTGACAACTGTAAAGAACAGTGAATTATGAATTAACAGAAAGCTTTAAAAAGTATCCGTTGTGCTTTCGGATATTCAGCACCTGATTTTTGTCAAAAATAAGATATTGTCCTTTAATTCCCATCAGTTTACCAACAATCTCTGCTTGTTTATCGAAAGTTACACTTTTTACCTTTTCAGGATAAGCCGTTACCGGATAGTGAAGCTCAAGTATTTCGTTTTCATCGGAGAAGTATTGCTGCAGTTCGGCAGGTATCAGCTTCAATGCTTTCTGCTTTTCTTCGTCAAGTTTAATCGATTCATCAAGCTGATTTTGCAACATGGCACGCCAGTTGGTTTTATCGGTAAAGTGCTTTTTTAGTAACACTTCAATGATGCCTGCAATGTGTCGGTTTGGTGTTTTGGCCAAGCGAATGGCCCAGCTTGCTCCCTGGTCGATCCATCGCGTTGGTACCTGATGATGACGGGTAACACCGACTTTTAATTCGCTTGAAACAGCTAAATAAACATAGTGATCGATAAGGTCGTGCTCTTCAGCCCACTTGATATCGCGGGCTATACCGTATTGTGCTCTCGACAATTCCGGACGCATGACATCGACTCCTGCCTCGGGTACTGTTTGGTAGCAATTGTAGCAAAACCCCTGGCTAAACGAAGTCTTGGTTTTCTTTCCGCATGAAATACAATTGATTTGTCCGTCAAAATTAAACTGAATGTGTTGGCCAATGAGTGCATTCATATTCACCAACTCATCACCAATTGGTAATTGATATTGAATCGGATCATCCAACTCGCTCCTCATCTTTAGTATGTTCCCTTGGTATTCCATTTTCAGGCCATTTATGCTTTTGTGAACAATGTCAAAACATCACGTATTTCCTTTAGTTCAAAAAATCGATCACTTTTGATGTCTTCCGGGTTCATTTGCTCAAGAACCCAAGTAGTATAATAAGGCACATGAACAGCTGTTCCTCCCAGGTTAATCACCGGAAGCACATCCGATTTCAAGGAGTTGCCGATCATCATAAAGTGACGGGCTTCAATATCCAGATGATCTAAAAGTGACTCGTAGTTGGCTTCCTTTTTATGAGTCATCACCTCAATATGATGAAAATAGTTGAGTAAGCCCGACTTTTTCAACTTGCGTTCCTGATCGAGTAAATCGCCTTTGGTAGCCAACACCAACCGATAATTGGGCGCTAGCTCTTCCAGCACATCGCGAATGCCATCCAATAAAACAACGTCTTTGTTGAGCATGGTCTTGCCAATGTTGATTATGGCCTCCACCTCTTCCGATCGTACTTTTCTGTCCGAAATCAATAGGGATGTTTCAACCAACGACAAAATGAAGGCTTTAATTCCGTAGCCATAAATCTCCATGTTCTGAACCTCAACCTTAAAAAGCTGTTCCATGATCTGGTCACTGGGTTGATATGCTTTCAGCAACTCACAAAATTGCTGTTCAGCTTCGCGAAAGAAATTTTCATTTTCCCAAAGGGTATCGTCGGCATCAAAAGCAATAACCTGAATATCTTTAAAGCTCATGATTCGCGAATCTACTAAATCAAACTTAAAATCTGCACAAACACTATTAACAACACCATTGCAATCGGGTAAACGGTTGCATAAGCTACTGATGGAGCATCGGTGTCGGTCATTCCGTCGATGGCTGCCAATCCGGGAGTACTGGTCATACTACCGGTTAAGGTTCCCAGCAAGGTTAATATATTCATCTTTAGCACGTATCTGGCAACAATGGATGTCACAATCATAGGCAACAGGGTGATGATGATTCCATACACAAATAGTTCAACACCATATTGCTGGAAGGTTTCAACCAAGCTCGATCCGGCTCCGGTGCCCACCGCAGCCAGAAAAAAC
It encodes:
- a CDS encoding branched-chain amino acid aminotransferase, which gives rise to MEIQDWKTIGFGYRKTNLNVRCYYKNGEWGELQLSDSEYLNIHMAATSLHYGQEAFEGLKAFKGKDGKVRVFRMDENAKRMQHSSDGILMPHVPIETFEEAVKLAVKKNLEFVPPYGSGASLYIRPLLIGIGPEIGVRPSQEYLFIVFVMPVGPYFPEGFKPTDLVIMRQFDRAAPLGTGKYKVGGNYAASLTAGKKAKAEGYSAVLYLDAREKKYLDECGPANFFGIKDNTYITPKSESILPSITNKSIIQIAEDMGLKVERRQVPVEELETFEEVGACGTAAVISPVKRVYDADEDKEFLYGDEPGTWSTKLYEKLRAIQDGDAPDPYGWVTVIE
- a CDS encoding DUF2797 domain-containing protein translates to MEYQGNILKMRSELDDPIQYQLPIGDELVNMNALIGQHIQFNFDGQINCISCGKKTKTSFSQGFCYNCYQTVPEAGVDVMRPELSRAQYGIARDIKWAEEHDLIDHYVYLAVSSELKVGVTRHHQVPTRWIDQGASWAIRLAKTPNRHIAGIIEVLLKKHFTDKTNWRAMLQNQLDESIKLDEEKQKALKLIPAELQQYFSDENEILELHYPVTAYPEKVKSVTFDKQAEIVGKLMGIKGQYLIFDKNQVLNIRKHNGYFLKLSVNS
- a CDS encoding HAD family hydrolase translates to MSFKDIQVIAFDADDTLWENENFFREAEQQFCELLKAYQPSDQIMEQLFKVEVQNMEIYGYGIKAFILSLVETSLLISDRKVRSEEVEAIINIGKTMLNKDVVLLDGIRDVLEELAPNYRLVLATKGDLLDQERKLKKSGLLNYFHHIEVMTHKKEANYESLLDHLDIEARHFMMIGNSLKSDVLPVINLGGTAVHVPYYTTWVLEQMNPEDIKSDRFFELKEIRDVLTLFTKA